From a single Micromonospora pallida genomic region:
- a CDS encoding hydroxymethylglutaryl-CoA reductase, which yields MNDTNAVAGVPMKWVGPVRISGDVAEIETEVPLATYESPLWPSVGRGARISMMVEPGIVATLVDERMTRSVFVRAKDARTAYLASLEVDARLDELREIVRTCGRYVELIGFHHEITANLLFLRFDFSTGDASGHNMATLAADAILSHILQSIPGISYGSISGNYCTDKKATAINGILGRGKNVVTELLVPREIVHKSLRTTAAAIAELNVHKNMIGTLLAGGIRSANAHYANMLLGFYLATGQDAANIVEGSQGVTVAEDRDGDLYFSCTLPNLIVGTVGNGKGIEFVEENLTRLGCRAAREPGENARRLAVIAAATVLCGELSLLAAQTNPGELMRAHVRLERKGTTAKIGG from the coding sequence TTGAACGACACGAACGCGGTCGCCGGCGTTCCCATGAAATGGGTGGGTCCGGTACGCATTTCGGGAGATGTGGCGGAGATCGAGACGGAGGTTCCGCTCGCTACCTACGAGTCGCCGCTCTGGCCGTCCGTCGGCCGGGGGGCGAGGATCTCCATGATGGTCGAGCCGGGCATCGTCGCCACCCTGGTCGACGAGCGGATGACGCGCTCGGTGTTCGTCCGGGCCAAGGACGCGCGGACCGCGTACCTGGCCTCGCTGGAGGTCGACGCGCGACTGGACGAACTGCGCGAGATCGTACGGACCTGCGGCAGGTACGTCGAGTTGATCGGTTTCCACCACGAGATCACGGCCAACCTGCTGTTTCTCCGGTTCGACTTCAGCACCGGCGACGCCTCCGGGCACAACATGGCGACGCTGGCCGCCGACGCGATCCTGTCCCACATCCTGCAGAGCATCCCGGGAATCTCGTACGGCTCTATCTCGGGAAACTACTGCACCGACAAGAAGGCCACCGCGATCAACGGCATCCTCGGTCGGGGCAAGAACGTGGTCACCGAACTGCTCGTGCCGCGCGAGATCGTGCACAAGTCGCTGCGCACGACGGCCGCCGCGATAGCCGAGTTGAACGTGCACAAGAACATGATCGGCACCCTGCTCGCCGGCGGCATCCGCTCGGCCAACGCGCACTACGCGAACATGCTGCTCGGGTTCTATCTGGCGACCGGCCAGGACGCGGCCAACATCGTCGAAGGCTCACAGGGGGTGACCGTCGCCGAGGACCGGGACGGCGACCTCTACTTCTCCTGCACCCTGCCGAACCTGATCGTGGGAACCGTCGGCAACGGCAAGGGGATCGAGTTCGTCGAGGAGAACCTGACCCGACTCGGCTGCCGGGCCGCCCGCGAACCCGGTGAGAACGCCCGCCGGCTCGCGGTGATCGCGGCCGCGACGGTGCTCTGCGGCGAACTCTCCCTCCTCGCGGCGCAGACCAATCCGGGCGAACTCATGCGGGCGCACGTCCGACTGGAACGCAAGGGCACGACAGCGAAGATCGGTGGTTAG
- a CDS encoding sensor histidine kinase → MPDRTTPLRLPGWAQDLILALFVTAMQVQGTLRRVAAEPETVLRPLADLGHLGFVLLVVSGAVLAVRRRWPLAVFVTTVLASLAYYTLDFPDGPGWLGLFVATYTLTALGDGQRSLLIVGVGITALTGCWLVAAIDLEPRAAIGWVFFRIGASIMSAALGESVRSRRVVAARALERAESAERTRDEEARARVDAERLRIAREVHDTVAHAIAVINVQAGVTAYVLDKRPELARETLRTIEQMSSQALREMRAILGMLRDSDEERAPAPGLAEIDELTAKARDAGLDINLEVTSPPSPPPSAVSSAAYRILQESITNVLRHVGPTRVNVVLDYGIDTLEVRVTNEAGRTGATDGRTPRQATAVAGGCPGDPDEPGHGIFGMRERCQLLGGELAAEELPDGGFEVKARLPLAPAGTARR, encoded by the coding sequence ATGCCGGACCGCACCACGCCGCTTCGCCTGCCCGGGTGGGCACAGGATCTGATCCTCGCGCTCTTCGTCACCGCGATGCAGGTCCAGGGGACCCTCCGCCGGGTGGCGGCGGAGCCCGAGACGGTGCTGCGTCCACTCGCCGACCTCGGCCACCTGGGCTTCGTCCTGTTGGTCGTCAGCGGCGCCGTGCTGGCCGTGCGCCGCCGCTGGCCGCTCGCGGTGTTCGTCACGACCGTGCTCGCCAGCCTGGCGTACTACACCCTCGACTTTCCCGACGGTCCGGGCTGGCTCGGGCTCTTCGTCGCCACCTACACGCTCACCGCTCTCGGCGACGGGCAACGGTCCCTCCTGATCGTCGGCGTCGGCATCACGGCGTTGACCGGGTGCTGGCTGGTCGCCGCGATCGACCTCGAACCCCGTGCCGCGATCGGCTGGGTGTTCTTCCGGATCGGGGCCAGCATCATGAGCGCTGCCCTCGGCGAGTCCGTCCGGTCCCGGCGGGTCGTCGCGGCCAGGGCACTGGAACGGGCCGAATCGGCCGAACGGACCCGGGATGAGGAGGCCCGGGCCCGGGTCGACGCCGAGCGGCTCCGGATCGCCCGCGAGGTCCACGACACCGTCGCCCACGCCATCGCCGTCATCAACGTCCAGGCCGGGGTCACCGCGTACGTGCTCGACAAGCGCCCGGAACTGGCCCGCGAGACGCTGCGGACCATTGAGCAGATGAGCTCCCAGGCGCTACGGGAGATGCGGGCCATCCTCGGGATGCTGCGTGACTCCGACGAGGAACGGGCGCCCGCCCCCGGCCTGGCCGAGATCGACGAGCTCACCGCGAAGGCGCGGGACGCCGGACTCGACATCAACCTCGAGGTGACGTCGCCGCCGTCGCCGCCGCCGAGCGCGGTGAGCAGCGCCGCCTACCGCATCCTCCAGGAGTCGATCACCAACGTGCTCCGTCACGTCGGCCCGACCCGGGTGAACGTGGTGCTGGACTACGGAATCGACACTCTGGAGGTCCGGGTGACCAACGAGGCCGGTCGCACCGGGGCAACCGACGGCCGTACGCCCCGGCAGGCGACCGCCGTGGCCGGCGGCTGCCCCGGCGACCCGGACGAGCCCGGTCACGGCATCTTCGGCATGCGCGAACGTTGTCAGCTCCTCGGTGGCGAGCTGGCTGCCGAGGAGCTGCCGGACGGCGGGTTCGAGGTCAAGGCCCGGCTGCCGCTCGCGCCGGCGGGAACGGCACGGCGGTGA
- a CDS encoding aromatic prenyltransferase, with amino-acid sequence MSGTSEAAELYSTIEESARLLNVACSRETVWPILSAFGDAFAHPGAVVAFRVATALRHVGELDCRFTTHPDERDPYAFARSNGLTPETEHPIGTLLSDVQKRCSVDSYGIDFGAVGGFKKIYAFFRPDDLQEASRFADLPTMPRSLGENGEFFARHGLDDRVGVLGFDYPSRTVNVYFNDVPAECFASSTIRSTLREIGMAEPSERMLKLGEQAFGLYVTLGWDSPRIERICYAAAATDLTTLPVPVEPEIETFVKSVPYGGEDRKFVYGVALTPHGEYYKLESHYKWKPGAMDFI; translated from the coding sequence ATGTCCGGAACTTCTGAGGCCGCAGAGCTCTACTCCACCATCGAGGAATCGGCCCGGCTGCTGAACGTGGCCTGTTCGCGGGAGACGGTCTGGCCCATTCTCTCCGCGTTCGGAGACGCGTTCGCGCACCCCGGCGCCGTGGTCGCGTTCCGGGTGGCGACCGCGTTACGCCACGTCGGTGAGCTGGACTGCCGGTTCACGACGCACCCGGACGAGCGGGACCCCTACGCCTTCGCCCGGTCGAACGGCCTCACCCCGGAGACGGAGCATCCCATCGGCACCCTGCTCTCGGACGTCCAGAAGCGTTGCTCCGTCGACAGTTACGGCATCGACTTCGGAGCCGTCGGTGGCTTCAAGAAGATCTACGCGTTCTTCCGGCCGGACGACCTACAGGAGGCGTCGAGGTTCGCCGACCTCCCCACCATGCCGCGCAGTCTCGGCGAGAACGGCGAGTTCTTCGCCCGGCACGGACTGGACGACCGGGTCGGCGTGCTCGGATTCGACTACCCGAGCCGAACGGTGAACGTCTACTTCAACGACGTACCGGCCGAATGCTTCGCATCGTCGACGATCCGGTCGACGCTCCGCGAGATCGGCATGGCCGAACCGAGTGAGCGGATGCTCAAGCTCGGCGAGCAGGCGTTCGGCCTGTACGTCACGCTCGGCTGGGATTCACCGCGCATCGAGCGGATCTGCTATGCCGCTGCCGCCACGGATCTAACGACGCTTCCCGTACCGGTCGAACCGGAAATCGAGACGTTCGTGAAGAGCGTTCCGTACGGTGGCGAGGATCGGAAGTTCGTCTACGGTGTCGCGTTGACGCCGCACGGCGAGTACTACAAGCTCGAGTCGCACTACAAGTGGAAGCCCGGGGCGATGGACTTCATCTGA
- a CDS encoding response regulator transcription factor — protein sequence MRTEHGSTPIRVLLADDERLVRSGFRLLLDVEDDIEVVGEATTGTEAVEQVRVTRPDVVLMDIRMPRLDGIQATNEIARTVGLQHVRVLILTTYETDAYVFEALQAGASGFLLKDAGPAELLHAIRVVAAGEALLAPRITRRLIAQFTAARTVSRVNEDRLAVLTQREREVLALVGQGLSNDEIGAELFLSPATARTHVSHAMGKLGARDRAQLVVIAFQTGLVSPLSGEARPPGHPERRPPPR from the coding sequence GTGAGGACGGAGCACGGGTCCACCCCGATCCGGGTGCTGCTCGCCGACGACGAACGGCTGGTGCGATCGGGGTTCCGGCTGCTGCTCGACGTCGAGGACGACATCGAGGTGGTGGGGGAGGCCACCACCGGCACCGAAGCCGTGGAACAGGTCCGGGTCACCCGCCCGGACGTCGTCCTCATGGACATCCGGATGCCCAGGTTGGACGGGATCCAGGCCACCAACGAGATCGCCCGGACCGTCGGGCTGCAACACGTCCGCGTGCTGATCCTGACCACCTACGAAACCGACGCGTACGTCTTCGAGGCGCTCCAGGCCGGCGCGTCCGGCTTCCTGCTCAAGGACGCCGGGCCGGCCGAACTCCTGCACGCCATCCGGGTCGTCGCCGCCGGCGAGGCGTTGCTGGCGCCCCGGATCACCCGCCGCCTCATCGCCCAGTTCACCGCCGCCCGGACCGTCAGCCGGGTGAACGAGGACCGGCTGGCCGTACTGACCCAACGTGAGCGTGAGGTGCTGGCCCTGGTGGGACAGGGCCTGAGCAACGACGAGATCGGCGCCGAGCTCTTTCTCAGCCCGGCCACCGCCCGCACGCACGTCAGTCACGCGATGGGCAAGCTGGGCGCCCGCGACCGGGCACAACTGGTGGTCATCGCCTTCCAGACCGGACTGGTCAGCCCGCTCAGCGGCGAGGCGCGGCCACCCGGGCATCCGGAACGCCGGCCCCCGCCTCGCTGA
- a CDS encoding anthranilate synthase family protein, translating to MASLPDVLAGLGEDGRAFALLYRPGSDRDARVEVLTGEVCGVDRLAELPLPDGLAGGARHDLLVAVPYRQITERGFSCHDDGAPLLAMRVHEQAELSRDQALAGLPEQDVPVSEAGFDISDEHYAEIVKQVLGDEIGQGAGSNFVIRRSFTARLDDHSVRTELAIFRRLLTGELGSYWTFLFHTGAGTFIGASPERHVSLTDGTVSMNPISGTYRHPATGPEISGILEFLNDQKEANELYMVVDEELKMMARMCIFGGRVHGPFLKEMARLTHSEYILTGDSDLDVRDVLRETLLAPTVTGSPLENAFRVITRHETTGRGYYGGVLALIGRDAAGSRTLDSAIMIRTAEIGDGGRLRLGVGATLVRDSDPESEVAETKAKAAGMLRALGLAPAGAGGAPAALADPSPATHPQVRQALRARNTTLSRFWLDGAHRAAPDPALDGRRVLVVDNEDLFTGMLGHQLRALGLRTTITRFDRPLRPEGYDLVVVGPGPGDPSDATDPRMNTLRALTRELLAGTVPFLAICLGHQVLAAELGFDIVRRALPNQGVQKRIDLFGRSELVGFYNTYAARAERDLVPHGQQRAIEISRNPESGEVHALRGAGFRSVQFHLESILTQHGPQILGDLLGSLLSEAGAGVPDARVAAPRR from the coding sequence ATGGCCAGCCTCCCGGACGTTCTGGCCGGCCTCGGCGAGGACGGGCGTGCCTTCGCCCTGCTGTACCGGCCCGGCTCGGACCGGGACGCGCGCGTGGAGGTGCTGACCGGCGAGGTATGCGGCGTGGACCGGCTCGCCGAACTGCCCCTGCCCGACGGGCTGGCGGGCGGCGCGCGGCACGACCTGCTCGTGGCGGTGCCGTACCGGCAGATCACCGAGCGCGGGTTCAGCTGCCACGACGACGGCGCGCCGCTGCTCGCCATGCGCGTCCACGAGCAGGCCGAACTCAGCCGCGACCAGGCCCTGGCCGGGCTGCCCGAGCAGGACGTGCCCGTCTCCGAGGCCGGCTTCGACATCAGCGACGAGCACTACGCGGAGATCGTCAAGCAGGTGCTGGGTGACGAGATCGGACAGGGCGCCGGGTCCAACTTCGTCATCCGGCGTTCCTTCACCGCACGGTTGGACGACCACTCGGTGCGTACCGAACTCGCCATCTTCCGGCGGCTGTTGACCGGCGAACTGGGGTCGTACTGGACGTTCCTGTTCCACACCGGCGCGGGAACGTTCATCGGCGCGTCGCCGGAACGGCACGTGAGCCTGACCGACGGCACCGTCTCGATGAACCCGATCAGCGGGACCTACCGGCACCCCGCGACCGGCCCGGAGATTTCCGGGATTCTGGAATTCCTGAACGACCAGAAAGAGGCCAACGAACTCTACATGGTCGTCGACGAGGAACTGAAAATGATGGCCCGGATGTGCATTTTCGGTGGCCGGGTGCACGGTCCGTTTCTCAAGGAAATGGCGCGCCTGACGCACTCCGAGTACATCCTGACCGGCGACAGCGACCTCGACGTACGGGACGTGCTGCGGGAGACCCTGCTGGCGCCGACCGTCACCGGCAGTCCACTCGAGAACGCCTTCCGGGTCATCACCCGGCACGAGACGACCGGCCGTGGGTACTACGGGGGCGTCCTCGCGCTGATCGGCCGGGACGCGGCGGGCAGCCGTACGCTCGACTCGGCGATCATGATCCGGACCGCCGAGATCGGCGACGGTGGCCGGCTGCGCCTGGGCGTCGGCGCCACCCTGGTCCGGGACTCCGACCCCGAGTCCGAGGTGGCCGAGACGAAGGCCAAGGCCGCCGGCATGCTCCGGGCGCTCGGCCTCGCACCCGCCGGCGCCGGAGGCGCGCCTGCCGCCCTGGCGGACCCGTCACCGGCCACCCATCCCCAGGTACGCCAGGCGCTGCGGGCCCGCAACACCACGCTGTCGCGGTTCTGGCTCGACGGGGCGCACCGGGCGGCCCCGGACCCGGCGCTGGACGGACGGCGCGTGCTGGTCGTCGACAACGAGGACCTGTTCACGGGGATGCTCGGCCACCAGTTGCGCGCCCTCGGGCTGCGGACCACGATCACCCGGTTCGACCGGCCGCTGCGTCCGGAGGGCTACGACCTCGTCGTCGTCGGTCCCGGCCCCGGCGACCCGAGCGACGCCACCGACCCGCGCATGAACACGCTCCGGGCCCTCACCCGGGAGCTGCTCGCCGGCACCGTGCCGTTCCTGGCCATCTGCCTGGGCCACCAGGTGCTCGCCGCCGAACTCGGCTTCGACATCGTCCGGCGCGCGCTGCCCAACCAGGGCGTCCAGAAGCGGATCGACCTGTTCGGCCGGTCCGAACTCGTGGGCTTCTACAACACCTACGCCGCCCGCGCCGAGCGTGACCTCGTACCCCACGGCCAGCAGAGGGCCATCGAGATCAGCCGGAACCCGGAGTCCGGCGAGGTGCACGCCCTACGCGGCGCGGGGTTCCGATCCGTGCAGTTCCACCTCGAATCCATCCTCACCCAGCACGGCCCGCAGATCCTCGGCGACCTGCTCGGCTCGCTGCTCAGCGAGGCGGGGGCCGGCGTTCCGGATGCCCGGGTGGCCGCGCCTCGCCGCTGA
- a CDS encoding VOC family protein: MTAPDPSMASVRYIVDDVQQAIDFYTAHLGFTVLNAFPPAFADVARGPLRLLLSGPPSSGARVTPEDVAGAGRNRIHLIVDDLDAERDRLHQAGVEFRSDIISGPGGRQMLLADPAGNLVELFTPAARG; encoded by the coding sequence ATGACCGCACCCGACCCCAGCATGGCGAGCGTTCGCTACATCGTGGACGACGTACAGCAGGCGATCGACTTCTACACCGCCCACCTGGGTTTCACCGTGCTCAACGCCTTTCCGCCCGCCTTCGCCGACGTCGCACGTGGGCCGCTGCGACTGCTGCTGTCCGGGCCGCCCAGCTCAGGAGCCCGGGTCACGCCCGAGGACGTGGCCGGGGCCGGCCGGAACCGCATTCACCTCATCGTCGACGATCTCGACGCCGAGCGGGACCGGCTGCACCAGGCCGGGGTGGAGTTCCGCAGCGACATCATCTCCGGACCCGGTGGGCGTCAGATGCTGCTCGCCGACCCGGCCGGCAACCTCGTCGAGCTGTTCACCCCGGCCGCCCGCGGCTGA
- a CDS encoding multicopper oxidase family protein, which yields MTTAQWILLDHGVALLGVATWFSTGVTAALRRYRLAFGLLVGALLVTVARLATVAALAGQGWWFAQEKALLGLPLLGAAGLAAALIAGPRLRTAGRTPGAGLPTGGLVALFTAGYAALAGLVVTFIAGSPLTWSTALIAVSFVCAGALLTSRVVTGPAAERTEDHTRAPAPPGRSMLSRRGFIGMAGGVVAAGAGLTGVGLLFRAPEAVVTGGGPRRAAGSGATVSVADLRGAREPAPGGTTRRHTLTARTATVRLPSGHDVDAWTYDGQLPGPAITATEGDLIELTLRNTDIEDGVTLHWHGYDVPCGEDGAPGATQDAVTPGGEFVYRFRADQVGTYWYHTHQTSHPGVRRGLYGTLVVTPRQAEPAELDLTLPVHTFDDAVVIGNQDGRTVHPARPGAPVRLRLVNTDSDPHRFALTGAAFRVVAVDGRDLNQPGEVRDVGLRLPAGGRYDVVLTMPDIPVALLLDNDRDRGVLLRPTEHTGDDPAPPDTSDWPELDLLHYGEPAAVPFDADHADRHFTVVLDRALTLVDGRPAYAQAVNGRGHPSIPDQLVAEGDLVRFTVVNRSLETHPWHLHGHPVLILSRDGTRSSGSPLWMDTFDVRPGEVWEVAFRADNPGIWINHCHNLVHQDQGMMLQLVYDRVRTPFADASHGHS from the coding sequence ATGACCACGGCCCAATGGATCCTTCTGGACCACGGGGTAGCACTGCTGGGGGTCGCCACCTGGTTCTCGACCGGGGTCACGGCGGCCCTCCGGCGCTATCGGCTCGCGTTCGGCCTGCTCGTCGGGGCGCTTCTGGTGACGGTGGCCCGGCTGGCCACCGTGGCGGCGCTGGCCGGTCAGGGCTGGTGGTTCGCGCAGGAGAAGGCGCTGCTGGGGCTTCCCCTGCTCGGAGCCGCCGGACTGGCCGCCGCGCTCATCGCCGGCCCCCGGCTGCGCACGGCGGGCCGGACGCCCGGTGCGGGCCTGCCGACCGGCGGTCTGGTCGCGCTCTTCACGGCCGGGTACGCCGCGCTGGCCGGCCTGGTGGTGACGTTCATCGCCGGGTCCCCACTGACCTGGAGCACGGCGCTGATCGCCGTGTCGTTCGTCTGCGCCGGTGCGCTGCTGACCTCGCGGGTGGTCACCGGACCGGCTGCCGAGCGCACCGAGGACCACACGCGAGCACCGGCACCGCCGGGTCGCTCGATGCTCTCGCGCCGTGGGTTCATCGGCATGGCCGGCGGAGTGGTCGCGGCGGGAGCCGGGCTAACCGGGGTCGGACTGCTGTTCCGGGCGCCCGAGGCGGTGGTCACCGGAGGTGGGCCGCGCCGCGCCGCCGGGTCGGGGGCCACGGTCTCGGTGGCGGACCTGCGCGGGGCTCGCGAACCGGCCCCGGGCGGCACCACCCGGCGACACACCCTCACCGCCCGGACCGCCACCGTGCGCCTCCCGTCGGGACATGACGTCGACGCGTGGACCTACGACGGCCAGTTGCCCGGCCCGGCGATCACCGCGACAGAGGGTGACCTGATCGAGTTGACGCTGCGCAACACCGACATCGAGGACGGCGTCACCCTGCACTGGCACGGGTACGACGTACCGTGCGGTGAGGACGGTGCGCCGGGCGCCACGCAGGACGCGGTGACTCCGGGCGGCGAGTTCGTCTACCGGTTCCGCGCCGACCAGGTGGGGACGTACTGGTACCACACCCACCAGACCTCGCACCCCGGTGTACGCAGAGGGCTGTACGGAACGCTCGTCGTCACACCACGGCAGGCCGAGCCGGCGGAGCTGGACCTGACGCTGCCCGTGCACACCTTCGACGACGCCGTGGTGATCGGAAACCAGGACGGACGCACCGTCCACCCGGCCCGCCCCGGCGCGCCCGTGCGCCTGCGACTGGTCAACACCGACTCGGATCCGCACCGGTTCGCGCTGACCGGCGCGGCGTTCCGCGTGGTGGCGGTCGACGGCCGTGACCTCAACCAACCGGGCGAGGTACGGGACGTCGGGCTTCGCCTGCCCGCCGGCGGACGGTACGACGTGGTGCTGACCATGCCGGACATCCCGGTGGCCCTCCTGCTCGACAACGACCGCGATCGGGGCGTGCTGCTACGCCCGACCGAACACACCGGAGACGACCCGGCCCCGCCGGACACCTCCGACTGGCCGGAACTCGACCTGCTGCACTACGGCGAACCCGCAGCCGTGCCGTTCGACGCGGACCACGCCGACCGGCACTTCACGGTCGTCCTGGACCGGGCGCTGACCCTGGTCGACGGCCGCCCGGCCTACGCCCAGGCCGTCAACGGTCGCGGGCATCCGTCGATCCCCGACCAGCTCGTCGCCGAGGGAGACCTCGTCCGCTTCACCGTGGTCAACCGGAGCCTCGAGACCCATCCCTGGCACCTGCACGGTCACCCCGTGCTGATCCTCTCCAGGGACGGGACCCGCTCCTCCGGCAGCCCGCTGTGGATGGACACCTTCGACGTACGGCCGGGCGAGGTCTGGGAGGTGGCGTTCCGGGCCGACAACCCGGGCATCTGGATAAACCACTGCCACAACCTGGTGCACCAGGACCAGGGCATGATGCTGCAGCTCGTCTACGACCGCGTCCGCACTCCCTTCGCGGACGCGAGCCACGGCCACTCCTGA
- a CDS encoding DUF6220 domain-containing protein: MRKAFTGLAALLMFVVVVQFFLAASGAINSAPTDEAFGPHRGLGFVTILLALVLTVVAAVVRMPGRLIGLSGLVVGLGILQPVIAIIAKALGESGAGQLVFGLHGVNGLAIMGVVLMIIRRSQALTAAPTTPAGTAAASPAAGSAAGPARSAS; encoded by the coding sequence ATGCGTAAAGCTTTCACGGGACTGGCGGCGTTGTTGATGTTCGTCGTCGTCGTGCAGTTCTTCCTGGCCGCCAGCGGCGCGATCAACAGCGCGCCCACCGACGAGGCATTCGGGCCCCACCGTGGCCTGGGATTCGTGACGATCCTCCTCGCCCTGGTGTTGACGGTGGTGGCCGCGGTGGTCCGGATGCCCGGTCGACTCATCGGCCTGTCCGGTCTGGTCGTGGGGCTCGGGATCCTGCAGCCCGTGATCGCGATCATCGCCAAGGCCCTCGGGGAATCGGGAGCCGGACAGCTCGTGTTCGGCCTGCACGGGGTCAACGGGCTGGCCATCATGGGCGTGGTGCTCATGATCATCCGGCGGTCGCAGGCGCTGACGGCCGCGCCCACCACGCCGGCCGGTACGGCTGCCGCCTCTCCGGCTGCCGGTTCGGCAGCGGGCCCGGCGCGATCGGCCTCATGA
- a CDS encoding DUF6223 family protein has translation MSVRGLLTAAVAAPLGGFALAVPAAAQVPIAVDGGGGSGSGRAGSVVALVLALIGVGVGAWALRSAGRAGAGSGRGGAIAAVVLGLVGMIVGVLAATGSGGAVGTGNGRGGAVAAVVLALVGIVLGGLALARSRRTA, from the coding sequence ATGTCCGTCCGTGGTCTGCTCACTGCCGCCGTGGCTGCCCCGCTCGGCGGGTTCGCGCTCGCCGTACCGGCAGCGGCCCAGGTTCCGATCGCCGTCGACGGTGGTGGCGGCAGTGGCTCCGGACGGGCCGGGTCGGTGGTGGCCCTGGTCCTGGCGCTGATCGGGGTGGGCGTCGGCGCGTGGGCGCTGCGCTCCGCAGGTCGGGCCGGCGCCGGCAGCGGTCGGGGCGGTGCCATCGCGGCCGTGGTGCTGGGGCTGGTCGGCATGATCGTCGGCGTGCTGGCCGCCACCGGCTCCGGCGGCGCGGTCGGCACCGGCAACGGCCGAGGCGGCGCTGTCGCCGCCGTGGTGCTGGCACTCGTCGGCATCGTCCTCGGCGGACTGGCTCTCGCCCGTTCCCGCCGCACCGCCTGA
- a CDS encoding DUF6069 family protein, translated as MGASVPQSPSSPRLAWSLDTLPVWLVGVLAALVGAVVAEAFTLVARGAGVPMAAAGVWEEKAQKIGVGAVAQSVVLWSIGGIVLAVVLARWAKRPARTFVVACVGFTLLSLAGPGLAQDTAVSTQLVLGATHLLAAAVIVPILARRLAARDAAR; from the coding sequence GTGGGTGCGTCCGTTCCCCAATCCCCGTCCTCGCCCCGGTTGGCCTGGTCCCTGGACACGCTCCCGGTATGGCTGGTCGGCGTCCTGGCCGCCCTCGTCGGTGCGGTCGTGGCGGAGGCCTTCACGCTCGTCGCCCGAGGTGCCGGTGTCCCGATGGCGGCAGCCGGTGTCTGGGAAGAGAAAGCGCAGAAGATCGGGGTCGGCGCCGTCGCCCAGAGCGTCGTGCTCTGGTCGATCGGCGGGATCGTCCTCGCGGTGGTCCTGGCCCGCTGGGCCAAGCGGCCCGCCCGCACCTTCGTGGTGGCCTGCGTCGGGTTCACCCTGCTCTCGCTCGCCGGACCCGGCCTCGCCCAGGACACCGCCGTGTCCACCCAGCTCGTCCTGGGCGCGACCCATCTGCTGGCCGCCGCGGTGATCGTCCCCATCCTGGCGAGGCGACTCGCCGCCCGTGACGCAGCCCGCTGA